The genomic window CCAGGTCCGATGTCGGCACCGGAGTCGCCGCCGAAGCGAACGGGACGATCGGTCAGGGCGACCTGCCCGCGAACCGGCTCCGTCTCATCGCCCACCAAAAAAGCGCGGAAAAACAGGGTGCGTTCCTGGCCTTCGGCGACCGCGAGTGGACCCATTTGCAGCACTGCGGTGCTGCCGCCCCTGTTGGGCGCGGCAAACTTGTTCCCACTGAACTCGACGACCGAGAACTCAACCGCATCTAGGTCAGCCCATCCTCCCTGGCCATTGAGGAGTCCCACGTTGTAGCGGTCGAAATTATCGATCAGGGTCCAACCGGGCGCCACGTCGGAAATGGCCGCGACGGTCGTGGTTCGGGAGACCGTCTCGGTGCCGCGCTTCAACGTCAGATTAAACGTCTTGCTGGAGGTCAGGGTCACTTCCGCCGAACCGAGTCCGGACACCGTCTTCGCTGTGACATCGCCGATTCCCTGGTCGATTTCCACTTGAACGTTCTTCGTAACGTCCCAGCGCAAAATGACTTTGTCGCCGACGGCTGTGGCGGGCAAATCGGATTTGAACGAGCGAATGGCCAGCGGCTGAGGCTTGCTAAACGGCACGGGTGTCCCACCCGTGACCACGGATTTAATCTCGGCTTCAGAGAGAGCGCGGTTCCAGAGCGCCACGTCGTCGATCAGGCCGGAGACCCAGTGGGTGGGATTGGCGCGCAGGATTCCGCCGATCGTCGTGGTGTTCAGTCGCCAAGCCCCCGCTTCCTTGGCCGGAATCTCCAAGCTATCTCTTACGCCGTCGATGTAGAGGGCGCGGGCGCCGTCCGCCTGCTGAACAAAGGCCAAATGATGCCAGGTGCCGTCGAGCGGTTCGGCGACGCTCTTGAGATGATCGACGGTCCCCCAGCCGGTTTGTCGAAAGTAGTAGTCAAGCTGGCCGCTGGCGCCGGTGCTGGACGTGCCCAGATTGAAGAGCGGATTGTTGTCCGAAAGACTGGCCTCCGAGAACAGCCGCAGGTCACTCTGGCCGGTTCCGGTGACGTTGGCCCAGAAAGAGATGGTGAGCGCCGGATGCTGATTGATCGGCAACTGCTCGCCCGCGGTGCTGACGCGTCGGAGCATGGTCTGGCGGGCGTTCTCGAACTTGAACGCTTTGCCCACCTTCCCTGTCACCAGGTCGGCGGCGGTAAGGTTGGCCAGTTCCAAATCGTAGCCGCTGACCAGATCCGGGGTTTTCACGCCGAGCACTTCGTCAAGAGGCCAATAGGCGACCATTCCTTTGGTTAACGGCGGGAAGACACTGTTCAAGCCTTCTTTGACCACCTGTTGAACTTCAGCTTCTGACAGAGCACGGCTCCAAGTGA from Verrucomicrobiota bacterium includes these protein-coding regions:
- a CDS encoding LamG domain-containing protein, with translation MNASAVAACARLVGGVSRTRGSGKMCLPQISGPGYVFRVPDEQHRTLRMPMRLQFTRIHSSRIPFEILLALLTTIFSLTAQAALKDGLVSYWPLDEVVGTKTPDLVSGYDLELHNLTAADLAAGKVGKAFKFENARATLLKRVNSAGEQLPINQHPAFTISFWANVTGTGQSDLRLFSEASTTDNNPLFNLGTDSAGSSGKLDIFFRQSGWTTVNHIKSEGEPLDGTWHHLAFVQTADGTRALYIDGAKDPVEVPAKAEGTWRVNTTTIGGILRANPTHWVTGLIDEVVTWSRALSEAEVQQVVKEGLNSVFPPLTKGMVAYWPLDEVLGVKTPDLVSGYDLELANLTAADLVTGKVGKAFKFENARQTMLRRVSTAGEQLPINQHPALTISFWANVTGTGQSDLRLFSEASLSDNNPLFNLGTSSTGASGQLDYYFRQTGWGTVDHLKSVAEPLDGTWHHLAFVQQADGARALYIDGVRDSLEIPAKEAGAWRLNTTTIGGILRANPTHWVSGLIDDVALWNRALSEAEIKSVVTGGTPVPFSKPQPLAIRSFKSDLPATAVGDKVILRWDVTKNVQVEIDQGIGDVTAKTVSGLGSAEVTLTSSKTFNLTLKRGTETVSRTTTVAAISDVAPGWTLIDNFDRYNVGLLNGQGGWADLDAVEFSVVEFSGNKFAAPNRGGSTAVLQMGPLAVAEGQERTLFFRAFLVGDETEPVRGQVALTDRPVRFGGDSGADIGPGAVISDEPGAGRQVGGYNGWQNPVELFDPALQPSTAYNIWVDIKNGPFNKDNSTTPPTNLGTGDTYSVHVAKDGTTQRTTIIANYAASRNPVGAADVGFTTPQLTRLILGGLGGHSTSTNLFFDDIYLSKTGYNTTVPRAFGFTVPVAETVKPPTLAIKRV